CCCCTCATTGATGTCATTGACCAGTATGTGTGGGATGCCTGCTATCATTTCATCTTCTGTATACCTGCTGTGCTTTCGCGAACCTTTGCAGCCAATGGAAAGGCACAGGCGTTTGGTATTGAACGGTGTAACCGTGCATTCCCCGCACACGGAAGCCGTACCACTGTTACTGAACACCAGGGGCTGGCCGTTATGGTAGGACATGGCCTGTACCAGCCGCATGGCTCTGGCAGGATTGAGGAACAGCAGCAGTATATCAAAATCGACTTTGTCTTGCTTTACCGGGAATAATTCCACAAAGTTGTATCGTGTATCCAGGCGTGGCAGTGAACCGGCTGCCTGGGCGGCTGCTACTTTGTTTATGTACCTGCCTGAAGTAAAATAATATTCGTCAGGCTGGGGCGCATCCCTGCCCAGCACATAGGCACCCACAGGACAGCCCTGTACTGAGAATGAGATGGTTTCGCCCTGGCGGGCCTGCTGGACAAGTTCGCAGAAAAGTTTGTCTGTTCGGGATTCGGGGCCGGTTAGGGTGAATCTGACCCCTACCGGAAAACCGCTATCCATTAATGCTGTGATGTTCTCTGTTGACATTGGTATTCAATTCGGATTCATGTTGTATATAATGAGTACTTCATTCAGCAACCCTTAAATAGTCAACATGCATATATTGACCTATGTTCCTGCCAATAGATGAAAAACAGTTCAAGTTCTGGAAACTCCGGCGAGACGGGCTTCCCAATATCAATATTGCACGCTCGTTCAATATCTCAAGGCAAGCGGTATCCAGGGCGCTCATCAGCATGGATAAACGTATTGAGGATACACTGCTTGAGATGGCACAGGCAAACCAGATAGAGGTGGAGAGCATAAATTCTGAGCGAGGTATCCTGTTCGGGCACTCGATACCGCTTGATGCCAATGGCATCATATTCGTGTCAGCAAAACATGGGGTGCAGGTGTGGTACGAGCACGAAGGGGACTGCGGCGCATGCAGCAGGTATACGCAGTGCATCGAGTTGCTGTGGGACCTGGCAGATGAGATGAAGATCAAGCTTGAGAAGACGGATGACCCTACTAAACTTGCTGATGAACTGTTCGGGAAGTTGAGGGGATTGGCATGACACTGAATATAGCAGAAACTATG
Above is a genomic segment from ANME-2 cluster archaeon containing:
- a CDS encoding protein clustered with O-phosphoseryl-tRNA(Cys) synthetase; its protein translation is MSTENITALMDSGFPVGVRFTLTGPESRTDKLFCELVQQARQGETISFSVQGCPVGAYVLGRDAPQPDEYYFTSGRYINKVAAAQAAGSLPRLDTRYNFVELFPVKQDKVDFDILLLFLNPARAMRLVQAMSYHNGQPLVFSNSGTASVCGECTVTPFNTKRLCLSIGCKGSRKHSRYTEDEMIAGIPHILVNDINEGLAFIPDIFD